The nucleotide sequence GTCGAGCAGTACCGGGATCTGGGATATGTTCCGGAGGCGGTGGTGAACTACTTGGCTCTGCTTGGCTGGTCTCCGGTTGGTGAGCGGGAGTTCCTGTCCTTGGAAGAGCTGGTTCAGGAGTTTTCTCTCGATCGGGTTGGCAAGAGCGGGGCGGTGTTTGATCCCGTGAAGCTGCGTTGGCTCAATGCCCACTACCTGCGCGGGCGGCCGGATGAGGAGCTCCTGAAGTTGTGTCTTCCGCATCTCGTGGCGGCGGGGCTTCTCGCGGAGCCACCGAGCGCCGAAGACCTGGAGTGGGCGCGGCGGGCCGTGGAACTGTACCGAGACCAGTTAGAATATGCCGCACAGCTGCCGGAGTTGGCGGGCTGGCTGAAATCTCTCCCCGATCCGGATCCAGAGGGAGAGCGGATTCTAGAAGATCCCTCGGCCCGGAAGGCGGCCGATGCCTTTTATCAAGAGATATCGGCATTGAGCCAATGGACTCCAGACGGGATTCATGCGGCGTTCAAGCGGGTCCAGAAAACCACCGGTTTACGCGGGCGCCAGTTGTTCATGCCGATTCGGGTGGCGGTCACCGGGCGAACCCACGGGCCGGAGCTACCGAAGGTGCTGAACCTATTGGGGCGTGAGGTCGTGTTGGGGCGGCTTCGGGAGTATGCGGGCCGTTCCCGGACGCTGCCCGGGGAGAATTGATTGCTGATCCTTGGATCTGCCGGGACAAAACCGAAGATGGCAAACCCGTCGGGCGGGAGGAGTACCGGAGGGAACCGCACAGAGAGGGCCGCACCCCAAGCCGGGGGCTGAGAGTGGCCTGCGGGACTCCCTGTGGGAATGCGCCCGCCCCTGTGGGGCGAGAGGAACGGCGGCGTCTCGCCGCTCAGTAATGCTCGCCGGATAGCCTCTCCGTGATCGGAGGCCCAAGAGGAAAGAAGGCCCCCTTCTTTCAAACAGAGTGGAACCGCGGGAACACCGTCTCTGATGGGATGGTGTTTTTTGCTATACACCGCACCTTGTCAGGATTCCGGAGACATGGACACCGAACGGCTGGGAGCCGGAGGAGTGAGAGGAGGCGTGAAGAGTGTTTCGAAGGTTGCGCGAAGATATCCAGTGCATCATGGACCGGGATCCTGCGGCGCGCAGCGCGGTGGAGGTGTTGTTGACCTACTCGGGCCTTCACGCGCTTTGGTTTTATCGCGTTGCCCACCGGTTGTATTTGCGCCGGAGATTCACGTTGGCGCGGATGGTTTCCCAGTTTGCGAGATTTCTCACGGGAATCGAGATTCATCCCGGTGCAAAAATCGGACGGGGGGTGTTCATCGATCACGGGAGTGGGGTGGTGATTGGGGAAACCGCAGAGATCGGGGATAATGTTACCATCTATCAGGGTGTGACTTTGGGCGGGACCGGGAAAGAAAAGGGCAAGCGCCATCCGACAGTCGGCAACAATGTTCTCATCTCCACTGGGGCGAAAATTCTGGGGGCCATCACCATCGGAGACAACAGCAAAATCGGGGCGGGCTCGGTGGTTCTGAAAGACGTACCGCCGAATTCCACCGTGGTGGGGATTCCGGGGAGGGTGGTCATCCTGGACGGCCGTCGGGTCAACGATATGGATCACGTCAATCTGCCGGATCCGGTGGCCGACTTATTGCGCTCGATGCAGCAACAGATTAACGAATTGCGGCGTGAGATCATGGAACTCAAGGGGGAAGTCGTGGATGCCGATCCGCGTGTTCAATACATTAACAAAACGAAAGGAAGTGTTTGAACCCCAGGAACCCGGTGTGGTCAAAATGTACTGTTGCGGTCCGACGGTGTACGATTATTTTCATATCGGCAACGCCAGAGCTTTTGTGGTTTTCGATCTGGTTCGGCGATATCTCAGGTATCGGGGCTATCGCGTGACATATGTGCAGAATTTCACAGACGTTGATGACAAGATCATCCGGAGGGCGGCGGAAGAACACATGGCAGTCCAAGACCTGGCTGAAAAATACATCCGGGCATATTTTGAAGACGCCGCCGCTTTAGGCATTGAGCCGGCCGATGTGCAACCGCGGGTGACGATGCACATGCACGAAATCATCGATATGATCCAGGCTTTGCTAGACAAAGGATTTGCCTATCGAATCCAAGAGGATGTGTACTTCGACACGAGCCGGGATCCGGACTATGGAAAATTGTCCGGCCAAGACCCCGCGGCCTTGATGGCCGGGGCCCGGGTGGAGGTCGACGAGCGGAAGCGCCATCCTTTGGATTTTGCGCTGTGGAAAGGGAGCAAGCCTGGGGAGGTGGCCTGGGACAGCCCATGGGGCAAGGGGCGACCGGGATGGCACATCGAGTGTTCGGCCATGAGCCGGACGTATCTCGGAGATACCTTGGACATTCACGCAGGCGGCCAGGACTTGATTTTTCCCCACCACGAAAACGAGATTGCGCAGTCGGAATGTGTCACCGGGCATCCTTTCGCACGGTATTGGATGCACAATGGATATCTTCAATGGAACCGGGTCAAGATGTCCAAATCCCTTGGTAACGTGGTGACGGTCCGGGAGCTCCTCAAGCGGGTGCGACCTCACGCGATCCGATTGTACTTGTTGTCGGCCCATTATCGTCATCCGTTAAATTTTTCCTTAGAGTTGCTGGAGCAAGCCGACCGGGGTCTCGAACGGATCGAATCATCGCTTCGGGATTTGGGAGATTGGTTGGGGCCGGACTCGTCTTTAACGGGGGCGGTCACTGAAGAATCGGGGCACGTGCCTGGGCTTGAGGTCGATGAGGTGCAGAGAATTCATGAAAAATGGACGGAGGCCATGGACGACGATTTTAATACGGCCGAAGCGTTGGGAGCGCTGTATGAAGGTGTGGGACTGGCAAACCGGGCGATTCGCGAGCAGGATGTCACCCGGGCGAAGGCCTGGCAGGGTTGGCTTTCCTATCACGCCCGATTCATGGGTTTGATCGCCGATGGGCAGAAAGAATCAGAAACAGAACGTGAGAAGATCGAAGCCCTGATTGCCCGGCGGGCCGAGGCGCGCAAAAAACGGGATTGGGCCGCTGCTGATCGCATCCGAGACCAGTTGTCGGAGATGGGCATTGTATTGGAAGACACCCCCTACGGGGTACGGTGGCGGCGGAGGGGATCGTGACATGAAGGGGCGAGAGAAAGGGGCGGCCCGAAATGCGGGCGGGTTCCGCCGGCGGGTGCAGGGTGAATCCCAACGTCGGAGAGTGGTCGGAAGGCAGCCTGTTTTGGAGTTGCTTCGGGCGGGGCGGCCGGTGAATCGGCTGTTTATTGCCGAGGGGGCGGAGGGCGGAAGTATGGCGGAGATCACAGCCAGGGCCAAGGAAGCGGGGATCGTGATCATCCGGGTGCCCAGGAACCGGTTGGACGAATGGGCGAGCGGTGTGAACCACCAAGGCGTGATGGCGGACGTGGCGCCCTTCGCATATGCTGACCTGGACGAGTGTTTGCGTGCTGCGAAGTTGCACCGACGGCCCGGCCTGTTTGTGCTCCTGGACGGGATTGAAGATCCGCACAATCTCGGTTCAATCCTTCGTACCGCGGAGGCCTGCGCGGTGGACGGGGTGGTGGTTCCGAAGCGGCGGGCCGCAGCAGTGAACGAGACGGTGGTAAAGGCTTCCGCAGGTGCGGCGGAGTTCGTTCCGGTGATTCGGGTGGGCAATCTCGGCCAAACCATTTTGGCATTAAAAAGGTCTGGGTATCGGGTGGTGGGGGCCGATACCGAGGGTGAATGCGACTATACCGATGTGGATTATCGGGTTCCAACGGCTTTGGTCATCGGCGGAGAGGGGAAGGGGTTGGGTCGGCTGGTACGGGAACGGTGTGATGAAGTGGTGCATATTCCCATGGCGGGACGGGTTAATTCTTTGAATGCCGGGGTGGCGGCCGGTGTGCTCCTGTATGAGGCGATTCGGCAACGGTCCGCACCTTGATGGTGGGTGCGGACGATGGAAGAGGTCGTTATTGTCGATGGGTACAACGTCATCGGGACGTCCCCGGAGCTGGCGGCTTTGAAGGTGGAAAGCATGGAGGAGGCCAGGGCGAGATTACTCCAGTGGTTGGGGGAGTATGGAGCGTACACCGGGAGAACGGTGATCGCCGTGTTCGACGGGCGATGCGCCCCGGAGCGCCGCGGACCGGACCGCGTGAATGGCGTCGAGGTGTATTTTACGGGCGACGATCAAACGGCGGATCAGTGGATTGAGCGAGTGGTTCGGGAAAGGGTGGGAAACCGGAATGCGCGGATCTTTGTCGCGACATCGGATGAATTGGAACAATCCCTCTCTTTCGGATGGGGCGGGCTGCGCATTTCCTCTAGGGAATTCCTCGATGAATTGTTCAAAGTGCGCGCAGAGATCTCTCGTCGGGTGCGGACCCAGGAATCGGGGAGGGCGCCCATGAGAGAGCGCGTTCGGGACGACATTGCGAAAATATTCGAACGTTGGCGCAGGTCCTAGCCTTTTGTTTCATTGACCGTGCTAGACCCCTCCGGTATAATAGAAGAACCCTAGCTTCAACCTTGGTCGGAGGGATGTGCATTGGCCCACCAATTCGAAGCGGTGTTGTCAAAAGGCCTTCAGTTCCAATCACTCTCCGATGAGGATTTAGTCGATCGAGTTCGGGACGGGGACGAAGAGGCCCTGGAGTACCTGATTCATCGCTACAAGAACTTTGTGCGTGCCAAGGCGCGCTCGTATTTTCTGATCGGTGCGGACCGGGAGGACATCGTACAAGAGGGAATGATCGGCCTGTATAAGTCGATCAGGGATTTTCGCAACGATAAGCTGGTTTCATTCCGCGCCTTCGCCGAATTGTGTATCACACGTCAGATCATTACGGCCATAAAAACGGCCACCCGCCAGAAACACATTCCGCTCAATTCCTACATTTCGTTGGACAAGCCCATTTACGATGAGGAATCTGATCGAACTCTACTGGATGTGCTGTGTGGCACGCGGGTGGCTGACCCCGAAGAATTGATTATCAATCAAGAAGAATTTGACGATATTGAAGTGAAGATGGGGGAAATCCTCAGCGATCTGGAACAACAAGTGCTTATGCTGTACTTGGACGGACGATCGTATCAGGAGATTGCGGTGGACCTCAAACGCCACGTGAAATCCATCGATAATGCCCTTCAGCGAGTCAAGCGCAAACTGGAGCGGTATCTCGAGGTGCGCAACGTGGGAAGCAGTGCTTCCTGATTGACTGGGGAATTTCAGTCGCAGTGGAGCCGGGCGGAGCATGTGGTGCGGCAGCACCAGGACCGCGCCCGCGGGAAGGCGCCAGTGCTGACGCATGAACCGGGAAGCCCTTGGGACGCTTGACTTCAGAGCGTGTCTCAAGAAAATTTGATTGCAAATACGACTGGACAGTTCTGAGCCCATCTGAGATGATAACCTTGGAGATGATGTCGAGAGGTGAGTCTCAGATGGACGTACCCTTTTGGATTGGCGACCGAGAGTTTCGCGAGGCGGACCTGGAATTGATTCGAAACACGGTCCAGCGGTTTTCCCGCTTGAGTCGAGAGGAAATCGCGGCGACCTTGTGTGAGAATCTGCCGTGGAAGTCTCCGAATGGCCGGCTGAAAGTCGAAGCCTGCCACAAGCTGCTTCTAAAACTCGAGCAAAAAGGAGTGATTACTCTTCCGCCCTTGCGAGCCCAGGGTCCCCGAGGGTGCCGGGAACGAAGAGGGGGGGTGGTACAAACCCAGCTTCAGGCGTGCCTGCGGGATGTCCTTCCGGTCATCGTGGAGCCGGTCCGTCCGGAAGAACGGGCAGACTGGAACGCGACCATGGCGACGTATC is from Kyrpidia tusciae DSM 2912 and encodes:
- the cysE gene encoding serine O-acetyltransferase, coding for MFRRLREDIQCIMDRDPAARSAVEVLLTYSGLHALWFYRVAHRLYLRRRFTLARMVSQFARFLTGIEIHPGAKIGRGVFIDHGSGVVIGETAEIGDNVTIYQGVTLGGTGKEKGKRHPTVGNNVLISTGAKILGAITIGDNSKIGAGSVVLKDVPPNSTVVGIPGRVVILDGRRVNDMDHVNLPDPVADLLRSMQQQINELRREIMELKGEVVDADPRVQYINKTKGSV
- the cysS gene encoding cysteine--tRNA ligase; translated protein: MPIRVFNTLTKRKEVFEPQEPGVVKMYCCGPTVYDYFHIGNARAFVVFDLVRRYLRYRGYRVTYVQNFTDVDDKIIRRAAEEHMAVQDLAEKYIRAYFEDAAALGIEPADVQPRVTMHMHEIIDMIQALLDKGFAYRIQEDVYFDTSRDPDYGKLSGQDPAALMAGARVEVDERKRHPLDFALWKGSKPGEVAWDSPWGKGRPGWHIECSAMSRTYLGDTLDIHAGGQDLIFPHHENEIAQSECVTGHPFARYWMHNGYLQWNRVKMSKSLGNVVTVRELLKRVRPHAIRLYLLSAHYRHPLNFSLELLEQADRGLERIESSLRDLGDWLGPDSSLTGAVTEESGHVPGLEVDEVQRIHEKWTEAMDDDFNTAEALGALYEGVGLANRAIREQDVTRAKAWQGWLSYHARFMGLIADGQKESETEREKIEALIARRAEARKKRDWAAADRIRDQLSEMGIVLEDTPYGVRWRRRGS
- the rlmB gene encoding 23S rRNA (guanosine(2251)-2'-O)-methyltransferase RlmB, producing MKGREKGAARNAGGFRRRVQGESQRRRVVGRQPVLELLRAGRPVNRLFIAEGAEGGSMAEITARAKEAGIVIIRVPRNRLDEWASGVNHQGVMADVAPFAYADLDECLRAAKLHRRPGLFVLLDGIEDPHNLGSILRTAEACAVDGVVVPKRRAAAVNETVVKASAGAAEFVPVIRVGNLGQTILALKRSGYRVVGADTEGECDYTDVDYRVPTALVIGGEGKGLGRLVRERCDEVVHIPMAGRVNSLNAGVAAGVLLYEAIRQRSAP
- a CDS encoding NYN domain-containing protein, which translates into the protein MEEVVIVDGYNVIGTSPELAALKVESMEEARARLLQWLGEYGAYTGRTVIAVFDGRCAPERRGPDRVNGVEVYFTGDDQTADQWIERVVRERVGNRNARIFVATSDELEQSLSFGWGGLRISSREFLDELFKVRAEISRRVRTQESGRAPMRERVRDDIAKIFERWRRS
- the sigH gene encoding RNA polymerase sporulation sigma factor SigH is translated as MAHQFEAVLSKGLQFQSLSDEDLVDRVRDGDEEALEYLIHRYKNFVRAKARSYFLIGADREDIVQEGMIGLYKSIRDFRNDKLVSFRAFAELCITRQIITAIKTATRQKHIPLNSYISLDKPIYDEESDRTLLDVLCGTRVADPEELIINQEEFDDIEVKMGEILSDLEQQVLMLYLDGRSYQEIAVDLKRHVKSIDNALQRVKRKLERYLEVRNVGSSAS